One genomic window of Solanum stenotomum isolate F172 chromosome 9, ASM1918654v1, whole genome shotgun sequence includes the following:
- the LOC125877767 gene encoding organic cation/carnitine transporter 4-like — protein MSKSSSVDENLHDDLRSPLIPSAAATAADGYSKQKKVTMDQMLEKYCGDFGWWQFSHFVLTSFAWALEGIHTMIMIFADREPAWRCSTNRLCDSTAKSVCGLEPGSWEWTGGAASSTVSEFGLICGQKYKVGLVQSLFFAACMIGAGVFGHLSDSKLGRKGSLTIVCIMNAIFGCLTAISSNYWTYTLFRFLSGFSTGGTGLCAFVLATEPVGQSWRGVAGMSTFYFFSIGIAALSAIAYFFQTWRSLYIASSIPSIIFVILLLPFIHESPRWCLVRGKVDEAMKIMRKIAKSNGKHLPDDVVLALDSEVNDDVPDSQSVSKEALNGSLLDVLRLPLTRFRLFLAVVINFLCSVVYYGLSLNAVNLGTNLYLNVTLNAVAEMPAYFLTALVLDKLGRKPLAIGTMWFSGIFCLAGSLAKGDGTWKLVRMVCGVLGIFGMAGTYNLLFVYSMELFPTVVRNAALGCATQASQMGAILAPFVVVLGGGIPFAVFAFCGIAGGLLVIYLPETLNRPLYDTMAGMEEAETKKPSILS, from the exons atgtcaaaatccTCTTCAGTAGATGAAAATCTACACGATGACCTTCGGTCACCGCTTATTCCGTCGGCTGCAGCAACAGCAGCCGACGGATAttcgaaacaaaaaaaagtaacaatggATCAAATGTTGGAAAAATACTGCGGCGATTTCGGTTGGTGGCAATTTAGTCATTTCGTATTAACGAGCTTTGCTTGGGCTCTAGAAGGAATTCACACTATGATTATGATTTTCGCCGATCGTGAACCGGCTTGGCGGTGTTCGACGAACCGGTTGTGCGATTCGACGGCGAAAAGTGTGTGCGGTCTTGAACCGGGTTCATGGGAGTGGACCGGTGGAGCTGCAAGTTCTACGGTTTCAGAGTTCGGTTTAATTTGTGGACAGAAATATAAAGTTGGGCTTGTCCAATCCTTATTTTTCGCTGCCTGCATGATCG GTGCTGGAGTATTTGGACATTTATCAGATTCCAAATTGGGAAGAAAAGGCTCTTTAACCATAGTTTGCATTATGAATGCAATCTTTGGTTGTTTAACTGCAATTTCTTCGAATTACTGGACTTATACCTTATTCCGCTTTCTCTCCGGTTTCAGCACGGGCGGGACTGGCCTTTGCGCGTTCGTTCTTGCAACTGAACCCGTTGGCCAGTCCTGGCGTGGCGTAGCCGGAATGTccactttctattttttctctattGGAATAGCCGCCTTATCCGCCATTGCATATTTCTTCCAAACGTGGCGATCACTCTACATTGCTTCATCAATCCCATCAATTATATTTGTTATCTTACTACTTCCTTTCATTCACGAGTCACCTCGTTGGTGTCTCGTGAGGGGGAAAGTTGACGAAGCCATGAAGATCATGCGTAAAATTGCTAAATCCAACGGTAAACATCTCCCTGATGACGTTGTTCTCGCCCTCGATAGTGAAGTGAATGATGATGTTCCTGATTCTCAATCTGTATCAAAAGAAGCCCTAAACGGATCCTTATTAGATGTACTGAGGCTTCCTTTGACGCGATTCCGGTTATTCTTAGCTGTGGTGATCAACTTCCTTTGCTCGGTCGTTTATTACGGGTTGAGCCTGAACGCTGTCAACCTCGGGACCAACCTCTACCTTAACGTCACCCTTAACGCGGTTGCTGAAATGCCTGCCTATTTTTTAACAGCATTGGTGTTGGACAAGCTTGGTAGAAAGCCGTTAGCGATAGGGACAATGTGGTTCAGCGGTATATTCTGTCTAGCTGGAAGTTTGGCGAAGGGTGATGGTACGTGGAAACTGGTTCGGATGGTTTGTGGAGTGCTAGGGATATTTGGCATGGCGGGGACTTACAATTTACTATTCGTGTATTCGATGGAGTTGTTTCCGACTGTGGTGAGAAATGCTGCGTTGGGATGTGCAACGCAGGCGTCGCAGATGGGGGCCATTTTGGCCCCCTTTGTAGTTGTTTTAGGGGGTGGGATACCATTTGCTGTGTTTGCGTTTTGTGGGATTGCTGGAGGTTTATTGGTAATTTACTTGCCAGAGACTTTAAACAGGCCATTATATGATACAATGGCTGGAATGGAAGAAGCTGAAACAAAGAAACCAAGCATTTTATCTTAG